A region of Hydrogenimonas cancrithermarum DNA encodes the following proteins:
- a CDS encoding molybdopterin-dependent oxidoreductase translates to MINENRRTFLKGAAFTVAGATLATGVFESVAEASKEVVTEFTDTPESLDFYPPLEKWDSFRELDGDDWKRGGIDRKGVRSEDNPDGILVHDYTIVPCVCSNCEAGCGLTAWVDKKTMTVRKYMGNPLHSGSRGRNCAKGYAVESQMYDPDRIPFPIKRAPGSKRGEGKWVRISWDQALKEIGKKMHDTLKSGDEMSKKLIMYHVGRPNENGFSGRVPHTMGLDGFDSHTNICSAGAREGSIQWANDDRNSPDWANAKLIFLQSSHAADAGHYFQQSAGLIADARKRGAKMIVMDPRLSNSAGIADLWLPVWPGTETALYLYLANRVLNEKGKNGDDLIDHKFVKNWINWDRLMANKEYLKFMVTKGYISKMPEDESYESFIDVMKELYAPYTKEFVVKECKLEGQEYKLDKLFEMFIDAGPRVATYLWRAGPIAHRGGWMITRAGFLPLALRGALAGDVGGVSWHHWHEISVGGKGDKATVAGKKPPKVDVWNELAWPPEYPLSTYEMSMLLPHLLMDEEWQNKWRARGLNVPTKLSVWIPRMYNPVWINPDGFRWIECLKDESKMEMTLNLSPTWSETNWYCDYVLPVGLAGERHDQQSAPTKPERWTAFRQPVLRVAMEKMGWKPKVPYRGTLEAHMKAGLGEVWEENEFFAELLCLHVDPDGSLGVRQYWESAKHPGQPVTVKEYYDAAFSLLPKLKKAAHAAYPGSEYPCYEFMRDRGAWTETTNVYRPQEETLEFDGTYYHAHGHKYHADEVERDRFGVLWVTDHEGRRRSIGVEIEGKLYEGFHTPDKKLDLFCEWLIDWKWPEYALPIYPRNAREYDKMIHIVSQVHHRYMNGENEFALNTVFRLPYNIHTRSVNSKHLMEISQNHNPVWIYTKDAERMGIKRGDAVKVRIVDTVSGLESGYFIAMAVPTEGTMPGVLACSHHAGRWKLKNAVDIPGFKHALGVMGVGAPLYEMTMDGKVGTLKPKEGIEEGMKSRPKTWQFKEFNKDLDNIWWDGLSGSWQNAVAPVHPDPIAGNHAWHQKVILEKAEKDDQIGDIYVNYENNFKTYKAWRDELTRPLTSEDTERRPYWIKRPVVPLSKKAYEFKIKDL, encoded by the coding sequence ATGATCAATGAAAATAGACGAACATTTTTAAAAGGCGCCGCGTTTACCGTTGCTGGTGCGACACTGGCCACTGGTGTATTCGAAAGTGTGGCAGAAGCTTCCAAAGAAGTGGTAACAGAGTTTACCGATACGCCTGAGAGTCTCGATTTCTACCCTCCACTCGAAAAGTGGGACAGCTTCCGTGAACTCGACGGAGATGATTGGAAACGTGGGGGTATCGACAGAAAAGGTGTTCGAAGCGAAGACAATCCTGATGGTATTTTAGTCCATGACTACACGATCGTTCCATGCGTCTGCTCCAACTGTGAAGCGGGATGCGGCCTGACAGCTTGGGTCGACAAAAAGACGATGACAGTAAGAAAGTACATGGGCAACCCCCTTCACAGCGGAAGCCGGGGACGAAACTGTGCAAAAGGGTATGCGGTCGAAAGCCAGATGTACGATCCGGATCGCATTCCTTTCCCGATCAAACGTGCTCCGGGCTCCAAACGCGGTGAAGGCAAATGGGTCCGTATCAGCTGGGATCAGGCACTGAAAGAGATCGGGAAAAAGATGCATGATACGCTCAAAAGTGGTGACGAAATGAGCAAAAAGCTCATTATGTACCATGTCGGCCGCCCGAATGAAAATGGATTTTCCGGCCGTGTTCCACACACAATGGGATTGGATGGTTTCGACAGCCATACCAACATCTGTTCCGCAGGTGCACGGGAAGGTTCGATTCAATGGGCCAATGATGACCGAAACTCTCCAGATTGGGCCAATGCAAAACTGATATTCCTTCAGTCTTCCCATGCAGCGGATGCAGGGCACTACTTCCAGCAGTCTGCCGGGCTCATCGCCGATGCCCGCAAACGGGGTGCCAAAATGATCGTGATGGACCCGCGCCTGAGTAACTCGGCTGGTATCGCTGATCTTTGGTTGCCGGTGTGGCCGGGAACCGAGACGGCACTTTATCTCTATCTTGCCAACCGTGTTTTGAACGAAAAAGGCAAAAATGGCGATGACCTGATCGATCACAAGTTTGTCAAGAATTGGATCAATTGGGATCGGCTGATGGCGAATAAAGAGTATCTGAAATTCATGGTTACAAAAGGGTATATCTCCAAAATGCCAGAAGACGAGAGCTATGAGAGTTTCATCGATGTGATGAAAGAGCTCTACGCACCCTATACCAAGGAGTTCGTTGTCAAAGAGTGTAAACTCGAAGGACAGGAATATAAGCTGGACAAACTCTTTGAAATGTTCATAGACGCAGGTCCACGGGTAGCCACCTATCTATGGCGTGCCGGTCCAATCGCCCATCGTGGCGGTTGGATGATCACCCGTGCCGGTTTTCTTCCATTGGCACTCCGTGGTGCCCTTGCCGGAGATGTTGGTGGTGTCAGCTGGCACCATTGGCATGAAATTTCTGTTGGAGGCAAAGGAGACAAAGCTACTGTGGCCGGAAAGAAGCCACCGAAAGTCGATGTCTGGAATGAGCTGGCATGGCCCCCGGAGTATCCACTCAGTACCTATGAAATGAGTATGTTACTTCCCCATCTTCTGATGGACGAAGAGTGGCAGAACAAATGGCGTGCCCGTGGTCTGAACGTTCCGACGAAACTTTCCGTTTGGATTCCGCGCATGTACAATCCGGTCTGGATTAACCCGGACGGTTTCCGATGGATCGAGTGCCTCAAAGACGAGAGCAAAATGGAGATGACGCTGAACCTTTCGCCAACCTGGTCCGAGACCAACTGGTATTGCGACTATGTCCTGCCTGTTGGATTGGCAGGAGAACGTCACGACCAGCAGTCCGCACCGACCAAACCTGAGCGCTGGACTGCGTTCCGTCAGCCGGTATTGCGTGTTGCGATGGAAAAGATGGGATGGAAACCGAAAGTACCGTATCGTGGCACCCTCGAAGCGCATATGAAAGCGGGCCTGGGTGAAGTGTGGGAAGAGAATGAATTCTTCGCCGAACTGCTCTGCCTCCATGTGGATCCGGACGGCAGCCTGGGGGTTCGCCAGTATTGGGAATCCGCGAAACATCCGGGACAGCCTGTCACTGTCAAAGAGTATTACGATGCGGCTTTCAGCCTTCTTCCAAAACTTAAGAAGGCGGCCCATGCAGCATATCCTGGAAGTGAATATCCTTGCTACGAGTTCATGCGTGATAGAGGTGCGTGGACCGAGACGACGAATGTCTATCGACCGCAAGAAGAAACACTTGAATTCGACGGTACGTATTACCACGCCCACGGTCACAAATATCATGCTGACGAAGTGGAAAGAGATCGGTTCGGTGTGCTGTGGGTCACCGACCATGAAGGACGCCGCCGCAGTATCGGTGTAGAAATAGAAGGCAAACTCTATGAAGGGTTCCATACGCCCGACAAGAAACTCGATCTCTTCTGTGAGTGGCTGATCGACTGGAAGTGGCCGGAGTATGCACTGCCAATCTACCCGCGCAATGCCCGTGAATACGACAAGATGATCCATATCGTTTCACAAGTGCACCACCGGTATATGAACGGTGAAAACGAATTTGCACTTAACACGGTATTCCGTTTGCCTTACAATATTCACACCCGTTCCGTAAACTCCAAACATTTGATGGAAATCAGCCAGAACCACAACCCGGTCTGGATCTATACTAAAGATGCCGAGCGTATGGGAATTAAGCGTGGCGATGCGGTAAAAGTTCGCATCGTTGATACCGTTAGCGGTCTGGAGAGTGGCTATTTCATCGCGATGGCGGTCCCGACGGAAGGCACGATGCCGGGTGTTCTCGCATGCAGCCACCATGCTGGTCGTTGGAAACTAAAAAATGCGGTTGACATTCCTGGCTTCAAGCATGCGCTCGGTGTTATGGGTGTCGGTGCTCCACTGTACGAGATGACGATGGATGGAAAAGTGGGGACTTTGAAACCTAAAGAGGGAATCGAAGAGGGGATGAAATCCCGTCCGAAAACATGGCAATTCAAAGAGTTCAACAAAGATCTTGACAATATCTGGTGGGATGGGTTGAGCGGCTCATGGCAAAATGCTGTGGCACCGGTCCATCCGGATCCGATCGCTGGTAACCATGCTTGGCATCAGAAGGTTATCCTTGAAAAGGCGGAAAAGGATGACCAAATCGGTGATATTTATGTCAACTATGAGAACAATTTCAAAACCTACAAGGCCTGGAGAGATGAATTGACACGCCCTTTGACGAGTGAAGATACGGAACGTCGTCCTTACTGGATCAAACGGCCGGTCGTACCTTTGAGCAAGAAAGCTTACGAATTCAAGATTAAAGATCTTTAA
- a CDS encoding TorD/DmsD family molecular chaperone, whose translation MNDVLTKQLARVNLYALVSRIMMKEVDEEFLEKFEADEMILSFFPNYQGWEKPKELSHKNLLEQFLNVDFTNLFVLHLIPYESFYFRDDQMLETGGDNPVVQIYNEYDFRVQLDKARTVSPDHIGIELEFMYMLASSEYKALENKDYDAACQIARIQRDFLRDHLLQWAPMFLQNVKAEAGTPFYFDAASLTLEFMLSDYEYLNELITEEGCNYTV comes from the coding sequence ATGAACGACGTTCTGACCAAACAACTTGCCCGGGTCAATCTTTACGCGCTGGTCTCGCGAATTATGATGAAAGAGGTTGACGAAGAGTTTCTGGAGAAGTTCGAAGCAGATGAGATGATTCTCTCTTTTTTTCCTAACTACCAAGGATGGGAGAAACCAAAAGAACTGTCACACAAAAATCTTCTCGAACAATTTTTAAATGTCGATTTCACCAATCTTTTCGTTTTGCATTTGATTCCTTACGAATCCTTCTATTTTCGGGATGATCAAATGTTAGAAACCGGCGGGGACAATCCAGTCGTCCAGATTTACAACGAATACGATTTTCGTGTTCAATTGGATAAAGCGCGTACCGTCAGCCCCGATCATATAGGAATAGAGCTGGAGTTCATGTATATGCTTGCAAGTTCTGAATACAAGGCGCTCGAAAACAAGGATTACGACGCTGCATGTCAGATTGCGAGGATCCAGAGAGATTTCCTGCGCGATCATCTGCTGCAGTGGGCACCGATGTTTCTGCAGAATGTCAAGGCCGAAGCGGGGACGCCTTTCTATTTCGACGCCGCATCGCTGACACTTGAGTTCATGCTGAGCGACTATGAGTATCTGAATGAGCTGATCACTGAAGAGGGTTGTAACTACACGGTATGA
- a CDS encoding 4Fe-4S binding protein, giving the protein MSTLMFDAARCVRTVTKFSECTKCVEVCPVDTLHIAQNNLPAFTPSVCVDCGGCLGVCPSEAFKLKDFDTTEFFFEFAASDETLVSCRVNVPCIMALSVEHLISLALLKNDPMVLDIGHCANCPYKDPLYANIVKSVDEANYILDACESGKTIRLEDVGAEEENAPLDIDQHDRRAFLERLSLKGVIKSKKEFDNAVASISDEAKLHSVDLTDVAKIRQKELPDKRKILFTALKRAPKPSVYHTIAEEDISFASQKFIDMETCTNCQMCYRICPTGALSSDTKNSKIYFDAMMCIKCRACHDTCEPDSLKLQPTFELKEFFEPTQRLLASFKLVRCDECGIHFTSLQGERTCSRCAVEEEEALDLWGLEEQPDGTVAFKKEEEDSPS; this is encoded by the coding sequence ATGAGTACGCTGATGTTCGATGCCGCACGGTGCGTGCGGACGGTGACAAAATTTTCGGAGTGTACCAAATGTGTCGAAGTCTGTCCGGTCGATACGCTTCATATCGCCCAGAACAACCTTCCCGCATTTACCCCTTCTGTCTGTGTCGATTGTGGCGGATGCCTTGGGGTCTGTCCCTCCGAAGCGTTTAAACTCAAAGACTTCGATACAACCGAATTCTTTTTCGAGTTTGCCGCGTCGGATGAGACACTTGTTTCATGCCGCGTCAATGTACCGTGCATCATGGCACTCAGTGTCGAGCATTTGATCTCGCTTGCACTGCTCAAGAACGATCCGATGGTGCTGGACATCGGCCATTGCGCTAACTGCCCTTACAAAGATCCGCTCTATGCCAATATCGTCAAGAGTGTCGACGAGGCGAACTACATCCTCGATGCGTGTGAAAGCGGGAAAACGATCCGTCTCGAGGATGTCGGGGCCGAAGAGGAAAATGCCCCTTTGGATATCGATCAACATGACCGCCGTGCCTTTTTGGAGCGTCTTTCGCTCAAAGGGGTGATTAAATCGAAAAAAGAGTTCGACAACGCGGTCGCTTCGATCAGCGACGAGGCGAAACTGCACAGTGTCGATCTTACCGATGTCGCAAAGATTCGCCAGAAAGAGCTGCCCGATAAACGAAAAATTCTCTTTACTGCGTTAAAGCGTGCCCCCAAACCTTCGGTGTACCATACGATTGCCGAAGAGGATATTTCGTTCGCGTCACAGAAATTCATCGATATGGAAACCTGTACCAACTGCCAGATGTGCTATCGCATCTGTCCAACCGGAGCGCTTAGTTCAGATACGAAAAACAGCAAAATCTATTTCGACGCGATGATGTGTATCAAGTGCCGTGCCTGTCACGATACCTGCGAACCCGACAGTCTCAAGCTGCAGCCGACGTTCGAGCTGAAAGAGTTTTTCGAGCCGACACAGCGTCTGCTGGCATCCTTCAAACTGGTGCGCTGCGATGAATGCGGCATTCATTTTACGTCACTTCAGGGGGAAAGAACATGCTCGAGATGTGCCGTTGAAGAGGAAGAGGCACTCGATCTGTGGGGACTGGAAGAGCAACCCGACGGAACGGTGGCATTCAAAAAAGAAGAAGAGGATTCACCATCATGA
- a CDS encoding vWA domain-containing protein — MHSSKRKYDAVLEIVEHFLENRFDDNVGLVMFGTFAYAASPVTYDLKALEEILKLTDVGIAGQSTAIGEGIDQAIRTLHFGYAKEKVIVLLTDGFQNTGSVSVKEAVEKAKRVGVKIYTIGIGKAGDFDKNLLERIATETGGRFFPAMDASGLKEVFDIIDNLEPSPIRSKSMINRKMLYVYPLVFGMILLVFVLSFRNGKGGFFGWNTSATGEFFTKLPRFLDLFHRRKRMS; from the coding sequence GTGCATTCATCGAAACGAAAATATGATGCGGTTTTAGAGATCGTCGAACATTTTCTGGAAAATCGTTTCGATGACAATGTAGGTCTTGTTATGTTCGGTACTTTTGCCTATGCAGCCTCACCTGTAACCTACGATCTCAAAGCGCTTGAAGAGATTCTGAAGCTTACCGACGTGGGTATTGCAGGGCAGAGTACGGCGATCGGGGAGGGGATCGACCAGGCTATTCGAACATTGCATTTCGGCTATGCGAAGGAGAAGGTGATCGTTTTGCTGACCGACGGCTTCCAGAACACCGGATCGGTTTCGGTGAAAGAGGCTGTCGAGAAAGCGAAGAGAGTGGGTGTGAAAATTTACACGATCGGCATCGGTAAAGCGGGCGATTTCGACAAAAACCTGCTCGAACGCATCGCCACAGAAACAGGAGGACGTTTTTTCCCCGCAATGGATGCTTCTGGTCTCAAAGAAGTATTCGATATCATCGATAATCTGGAACCCAGTCCCATACGTTCGAAAAGCATGATCAATAGGAAAATGCTCTACGTCTATCCTCTCGTTTTCGGCATGATTTTGCTTGTTTTCGTCTTGAGTTTTAGAAATGGAAAGGGTGGTTTTTTTGGATGGAACACTTCTGCTACGGGAGAGTTTTTCACCAAGCTGCCACGCTTTCTCGATCTGTTCCATCGCAGAAAGAGAATGTCATGA
- a CDS encoding VWA domain-containing protein, whose protein sequence is MTLLHPVFLWLLIPLALFALVRYHQYHLDTLPFRSEIVLENRRTPLMRLAPFIALAWMILSLARPVVTESRDITAPSPQTVYLAIDASRSMQARDRVPDRYEFAKTAIEKLLSIDNSHRFALITFTSNALILSPPTSDRELIHVALESFNPDYILTHGTSLDALIRYVARFGGNEQKRLVVFSDGGDGEYDASLVAFVRSHRIRIYGVACATRNGAKIPVDEGWLHDKEGHLVISMQNPALERLSIESGGETVDEKMPEVVAATLAERLEDPITSTASERVQYHEFFWIPLLLGILFFLVGTLSLSGLKRMLRLPLVLLFGLHLQASILDIYRLHRGYEAYKTKKYREAEAIFREISYLQEGRYALANTLYREGAYKKAGRLFASIKAKKPAVKRQVWYNLGNCAAKMGHYKSAADYYIKALQLGYDPDAVHNLQLVLFLQEKMVRQIAPKANRHVKAVSRSGTADQSEKSGTKKGGNSRMQQGSGSDAASKTTVVGRRPSAQAASKRHPLGSRVYEMINKGYINEKKPW, encoded by the coding sequence ATGACACTTCTGCATCCCGTTTTTTTATGGCTGTTGATACCGCTTGCGCTTTTTGCGCTCGTGCGTTATCATCAGTATCATCTTGACACGCTGCCGTTTCGGTCCGAAATCGTGCTCGAAAACCGTCGGACGCCTTTGATGCGGCTGGCACCATTTATCGCATTGGCTTGGATGATTCTTTCGCTTGCGCGGCCAGTTGTCACAGAGAGCCGCGATATTACGGCCCCCTCGCCGCAGACAGTCTATCTGGCTATCGACGCTTCACGTTCCATGCAGGCCCGTGACAGAGTTCCCGATCGTTACGAATTCGCCAAAACCGCCATCGAGAAACTCCTTTCCATCGATAACTCTCATCGGTTCGCACTCATCACTTTCACGAGCAATGCGCTGATACTCTCGCCACCCACATCCGATCGTGAATTGATTCATGTGGCGCTGGAAAGTTTTAACCCCGATTATATTCTGACACACGGCACCTCTCTCGACGCGCTGATACGTTATGTTGCCCGATTCGGCGGAAACGAGCAAAAGCGTCTCGTCGTTTTCAGTGATGGTGGCGATGGTGAATACGATGCATCGCTGGTCGCGTTTGTCCGTTCGCACCGCATTCGTATCTATGGTGTCGCCTGTGCTACCCGCAACGGTGCCAAAATTCCCGTGGATGAGGGTTGGCTTCACGACAAAGAAGGGCATCTTGTCATTTCCATGCAAAATCCCGCACTTGAAAGGCTCAGCATCGAAAGCGGCGGGGAGACCGTTGACGAAAAAATGCCGGAAGTGGTGGCAGCCACACTGGCTGAACGTCTGGAGGACCCTATAACGTCCACCGCATCTGAACGGGTGCAATATCACGAATTTTTCTGGATACCGCTACTTCTCGGGATCCTCTTTTTCCTGGTGGGAACGCTTTCTCTATCCGGTCTGAAGCGAATGTTGCGTCTACCGCTCGTTCTTCTTTTCGGTCTTCATCTGCAGGCGAGCATTCTGGATATCTATCGCCTCCATCGAGGGTATGAGGCGTACAAGACAAAGAAATATCGGGAAGCGGAAGCAATTTTCAGGGAAATTTCGTATCTGCAGGAGGGTCGCTATGCGCTGGCCAACACACTCTACAGAGAGGGCGCCTACAAGAAGGCTGGCAGACTTTTCGCCTCGATCAAGGCAAAAAAACCCGCTGTCAAACGGCAGGTATGGTACAATCTCGGCAATTGCGCCGCGAAAATGGGCCATTACAAGAGTGCAGCTGACTATTATATCAAAGCGCTGCAGCTTGGTTACGATCCGGATGCCGTTCATAATCTTCAGTTGGTGCTTTTTTTGCAGGAAAAAATGGTAAGACAGATCGCACCCAAAGCTAACCGCCATGTCAAAGCGGTCAGTCGCAGTGGCACAGCGGATCAGAGCGAAAAAAGTGGCACGAAAAAAGGCGGAAATAGCCGAATGCAGCAGGGCAGCGGCAGCGATGCCGCGTCGAAAACGACGGTCGTCGGCCGTCGGCCGTCGGCGCAAGCGGCATCGAAACGCCATCCGCTCGGATCGAGGGTTTATGAAATGATCAACAAAGGGTATATAAATGAAAAGAAACCCTGGTAG
- a CDS encoding c-type cytochrome: MVRYMFFLALFAISISASSEGERLYMSKGCYGCHGTYGEGIGDYPKLAGREIDELADRLHALQRGIGHTSKRDMMIPFAKSLHESEIEAIAKYLSFQQPDISEDESLETPEEILGGSDM; this comes from the coding sequence ATGGTTAGGTATATGTTTTTTCTGGCTCTCTTTGCCATATCTATTTCGGCTTCTTCGGAAGGAGAGCGGCTCTATATGTCCAAAGGATGTTATGGTTGCCACGGTACCTATGGTGAGGGGATCGGCGATTATCCGAAATTGGCGGGACGTGAAATAGACGAACTGGCAGACAGACTTCATGCACTTCAGCGGGGCATTGGACATACTTCGAAACGCGATATGATGATTCCGTTCGCCAAATCCCTGCATGAGAGTGAGATCGAAGCGATCGCGAAATACCTGAGTTTCCAGCAACCAGATATATCGGAAGACGAGTCTTTGGAAACTCCTGAAGAGATTCTCGGTGGTTCAGATATGTGA
- a CDS encoding rhodanese-like domain-containing protein has protein sequence MKKLLLLMMLSLTFVAAQETKLCPCPKEIPVREMEPKELYKLITDEVDDLYILDIREPDQIGHGEIFTLNLVQITRGYLEFKVKKAIPDKNARIVIYCCTGKRGKLAAKTMQEMGYTNVYSLKGGIREWVEQGYPLDTVYGEVVLKR, from the coding sequence ATGAAAAAACTTCTTCTGCTAATGATGCTTTCGCTCACTTTTGTCGCCGCACAGGAGACAAAACTCTGCCCATGCCCGAAAGAGATTCCGGTCAGGGAGATGGAGCCCAAAGAACTCTACAAGCTGATCACCGATGAAGTCGACGATCTCTATATCCTGGATATCCGGGAACCCGATCAAATCGGCCATGGCGAGATTTTCACCCTCAATCTCGTCCAGATCACACGCGGTTATCTCGAATTCAAGGTTAAAAAAGCGATACCGGACAAAAATGCACGCATCGTCATCTACTGCTGTACCGGCAAGCGCGGAAAGCTCGCAGCCAAAACGATGCAAGAGATGGGGTACACCAACGTCTATTCACTCAAAGGCGGTATACGTGAATGGGTCGAGCAGGGTTATCCACTCGACACCGTCTATGGCGAAGTGGTTCTCAAGCGTTGA